A window of Lacibacter sediminis contains these coding sequences:
- the rpsR gene encoding 30S ribosomal protein S18, translated as MAKNEIKYLTAIKTEKPRKKYCRFKKYGIRYIDYKDVEFLKKFLNEQGKILPRRLTGNSLKYQRKLSDAIKKARQMALLPYVTDLLK; from the coding sequence ATGGCAAAGAATGAAATTAAATACCTGACGGCGATTAAAACCGAGAAGCCACGCAAAAAGTATTGCCGCTTCAAGAAGTACGGTATCCGTTACATCGATTACAAAGATGTTGAGTTCCTGAAAAAGTTTTTGAATGAGCAAGGCAAGATCCTTCCCCGTCGTTTAACCGGTAACTCACTCAAGTATCAACGTAAATTATCAGATGCAATTAAGAAAGCACGTCAAATGGCTTTGCTTCCTTATGTAACTGATCTTTTGAAATA
- the rpsF gene encoding 30S ribosomal protein S6, producing MNNYEMMVIFTPVLSEEEFKAAQKRYTDLLAANGGEVVHSNPWGLKSLAYPIEKKTTGIYWVIEYKAASDFNAKLNVQLHRDEQVLRHMYTALDKYAVEYNDKKKNGVPTGNLKAEA from the coding sequence ATGAACAATTACGAAATGATGGTGATTTTTACCCCTGTTCTGTCTGAAGAAGAATTCAAGGCAGCACAAAAACGCTACACCGATTTACTCGCTGCAAATGGCGGCGAAGTGGTGCACAGCAATCCATGGGGTTTAAAATCTCTCGCCTATCCAATCGAGAAAAAAACAACCGGTATTTACTGGGTAATTGAGTACAAAGCAGCTTCAGATTTCAATGCTAAGCTGAATGTACAACTCCACCGTGATGAGCAAGTGCTCCGTCACATGTACACTGCACTCGACAAATACGCCGTTGAGTACAATGACAAAAAGAAGAATGGCGTTCCTACTGGCAACTTAAAAGCGGAGGCATAA